One window of the Bacillota bacterium genome contains the following:
- the truA gene encoding tRNA pseudouridine(38-40) synthase TruA produces MRLTVQYDGTDLYGFQRQKDPAKPTVQSLLEQAGRELLGHPIAVVGAGRTDAGVHAVGQVAHFRTRSPIPVERIAPALNHRLPASVRVVEASEAPAGFHARRDATSRIYCYHVLQHPRQAALLGRFSLWWPQRLDVEAMVAVTARLTGRHRFDGFGSPTRRGATTWRTLYGCQVDVQEIPGGRWVRLCFEADAFLYRMVRRMVGALLRVGEGKLPAERVLDALEHPEDYRAPLAPAVPARGLVLVHVHYGAPPAGLGGCGGILDTLSGLWLEWPRGYPGQPGACS; encoded by the coding sequence GTGAGGTTGACGGTGCAGTACGACGGCACGGACCTCTACGGGTTCCAGCGCCAGAAAGATCCCGCAAAGCCGACCGTACAAAGCCTCCTCGAACAGGCAGGCCGGGAACTTTTGGGCCACCCCATCGCGGTGGTGGGCGCGGGGCGAACCGACGCAGGCGTGCACGCGGTGGGGCAGGTGGCGCACTTCAGGACAAGAAGCCCCATCCCCGTTGAACGCATCGCCCCCGCCCTCAACCACCGGCTGCCGGCCTCGGTGCGGGTGGTCGAAGCAAGCGAGGCCCCGGCGGGCTTTCACGCACGGCGGGACGCGACCAGCCGGATCTATTGCTACCACGTGCTGCAGCACCCCCGCCAGGCTGCACTGCTCGGGCGCTTTTCGCTCTGGTGGCCACAGAGGCTTGACGTGGAGGCCATGGTGGCGGTGACCGCCCGGCTGACCGGACGCCACCGCTTCGACGGCTTCGGCAGCCCCACCCGGCGCGGGGCGACTACGTGGCGCACGCTGTACGGGTGCCAGGTGGACGTGCAGGAGATCCCGGGCGGCAGGTGGGTGCGGTTGTGTTTTGAGGCCGACGCCTTCCTGTACCGCATGGTACGCCGGATGGTGGGCGCGCTGTTGCGGGTGGGGGAAGGCAAGCTCCCGGCCGAACGGGTGCTGGACGCCCTCGAGCATCCCGAAGACTACCGGGCCCCGCTCGCACCCGCGGTGCCCGCCCGAGGGCTCGTGCTGGTCCACGTCCACTATGGCGCCCCTCCGGCGGGCCTCGGGGGATGCGGCGGGATCCTTGACACCCTGTCGGGCCTTTGGCTAGAATGGCCGCGTGGCTATCCGGGCCAGCCGGGTGCCTGCTCCTGA